From one Oscillospiraceae bacterium genomic stretch:
- a CDS encoding Dabb family protein, giving the protein MVKHIILWNLKEEFKTDEVKEGIKKGLEGLSGIVPGLLEIKVIIDPLETSNSDVMLYSVFEDFESLKGYAVHPEHVYVADTFVRPYTKSRCCMDFEEK; this is encoded by the coding sequence AAGCATATTATTTTATGGAATTTAAAAGAAGAATTTAAAACGGACGAAGTTAAAGAGGGGATAAAAAAGGGACTGGAAGGGCTTTCAGGGATTGTACCGGGACTTTTAGAAATCAAGGTTATTATAGACCCTCTTGAAACATCAAATTCTGATGTTATGCTGTATTCGGTTTTTGAAGATTTTGAAAGTCTTAAAGGATATGCCGTTCATCCTGAGCATGTATATGTTGCTGATACTTTTGTCAGACCTTATACAAAATCAAGATGCTGTATGGATTTTGAAGAAAAATAA